Proteins found in one Leguminivora glycinivorella isolate SPB_JAAS2020 chromosome 4, LegGlyc_1.1, whole genome shotgun sequence genomic segment:
- the LOC125225626 gene encoding uncharacterized protein LOC125225626: MSKIILFVVAFAAVAIAGIIPDSAPIAPDELSSPPTAFDSPIKPLEDPTNSSEDQLDDFENLKPEDDDTVVEGKKSVVKQSQQSVDGVPVLDKKSTDLIKNDNGIVTKSHTDTDALQPSSEIESDNNEDC; encoded by the exons ATGTCGAAGATAATCCTTTTCGTTGTGGCTTTTGCTGCTGTTGCCATTG CCGGAATCATTCCTGACTCTGCACCCATCGCCCCTGACGAGCTTTCATCTCCACCAACTGCATTTGATTC GCCCATTAAACCGCTTGAGGACCCCACCAACAGCTCC gAGGACCAATTAgacgattttgaaaatttaaaaccCGAAGATGATGACACTGTTGTGGAAGGCAAAAAAAGCGTTGTAAAGCAAAGTCAGCAATCTGTAGATGGCgtcccagtcttagacaaaaaATCGACCGATCTCATTAAAAATGATAATGGCATTGTAACAAAGAGTCATACTGACACTGATGCTCTGCAGCCGAGCAGCGAAATCGAATCCGACAATAACGAGGACTGTTAA